In the genome of Streptomyces sp. SAI-127, the window GTAGCCCAGCTCCTTGATCGCGGCGAGGACACGCTCGCGCGTGGCCGGGGCGACCGGCCGGGGTCCGTTGTTGATGACATAACTGACTACGGCGGTGGACGTTCCCGCCAGTCTCGCCACATCATCCCTGGTTACCTTGGCCACGCGCGGAGTCTACGCGGATGGACCCGCTCTGGGCAGGGCGTGAAGGAGGCACTGTGCCCCCGCGAAGGCCTACCGGGAGGTAGCCCGTGCGGGAGCCATGCCCAGGCGGAGAACCCGCTATGCCTCGGCCGGTACCTCGGAGGCGTCCAGGGCGGCACTCTCGTCCGCATCCTCCGTGTTTGCCTGGCCGGAAGCACCGGTCACGCCGCCCTTGGCCTTGGCGTCCTCGCCCGCGCCGACGCTGCCCTTCTCCGGCGTAACGAATCGATAACCGACGTTCCGGACGGTCCCGATCAGCGACTCGTGCTCGGGTCCGAGCTTCGCGCGCAGCCGTCGTACGTGCACGTCGACCGTCCGGGTGCCGCCGAAGTAGTCGTAGCCCCAGACCTCCTGCAGCAGCTGCGCGCGCGTGAAGACGCGGCCGGGGTGCTGGGCGAGGTACTTGAGGAGCTCGAACTCCTTGAAGGTGAGGTCGAGGACCCGGCCCTTGAGCTTCGCCGAGTAGGTCGCCTCGTCGACCGAGAGGTCGCCGTTGCGGATCTCCATGGGGGAGTCGTCGTTGACGATCTGCTGGCGGCCCATGGCCAGCCGCAGACGCGCCTCGACCTCCGCCGGCCCGGCGGTGTCGAGAAGGACGTCGTCGATGCCCCAGTCGGCGGTGACGGCGGCGAGGCCGCCCTCGGTCACGACGAGGATGAGCGGACAGCCCGGCCCGGTGGAGCGGAGCAGCTGGCACAGGCTGCGGACCTGCGGCAGATCACGGCGTCCGTCGATGAGGATGACGTCGGCGCCCGGGGTGTCGACGAGGGCGGGGCCTTCCGCCGGAGCCACACGCACGTTGTGCAGGAGCAGGCCGAGGGCAGGCAGCACCTCAGTCGATGGCTGGAGGGCATTGGTCAGGAGCAGCAGAGAACTCATATGTCTGGTTCCTCCTCGGTCCCGCGAGGTCACGGCCTTCGTATACAGGGGTATCCGAAAGCACAAAAGGACCCGGGGGCTGCGTTGCCCGAGTCCTCTTCCGACGAGAATAGCCCACATGAGCATTGATCCGGCAGGTCGTGTGGCGCGTTCCACGGGTGGTCCGCACTCTGAGACGCGCAGACATGCACCTATACGGACGTTTCTGCACACTGACGACGGTGTGACGATCGATTCCGTATACGATCCGCCCTCTCTCGTATACGACGCCTCCCGGCCACCCGCGCGTGACCTGGTGTTCGTGATCGCGCACGGTTTCACCGGCGATGTGGATCGTCCTCATGTTCGCCGGGTGGTGAACGTGTTCACGCGGTACGGCGCCGTGGTCACCTTCTCCTTCCGCGGCCACGGAGCCTCCGGCGGGCGCTCGACGGTCGGCGACCGCGAGGTGCTGGATCTGGCCGCCGCGGTGGCGTGGGCACGCGAACTCGGCCACACGCGCGTGGTGACCCTCGGGTTCTCGATGGGCGGCTCGGTGGCGCTGCGGCACGCGGCGCTGTACCGGCCCGGCGGTCCGGATGTGTCGGGGCGCGAGGGGCGTACGGACGCGTACCCGGACGCGGTGGTTTCGGTGAGTGCGCCGGCCCGCTGGTACTACCGCGGCACGGCCCCCATGCGAAGACTCCACTGGCTGGTGACCCGGCCCGAGGGCCGCCTGGTGAGCCGCTACGGATTCCGTACGAGGATCCATCACCGCGACTGGGACCCCGTCCCGCTCGCCCCGGTCGAGGCGGTCCCGCAGATCGCCCCCACCCCGCTCCTGATCGTCCACGGCGACCGCGACGGCTACTTCCCCCTCGACCACCCGCGGATGCTCGCGGCGGCCGCCGGCGACCACGGCGAGCTGTGGATCGAGCCCATGGGCCACGCCGAGCACGCGGCCGGCGACGAGCTGCTGGGCCGTATCGGGGACTGGGCTGTCACAGCGGGCGGCTAGCCTGGCCCCGTACACCACCGATCGATTGAGGAAGCGGATGCCAAAGGTCACGGTGCGCTACTGGGCCGCCGCGAAGGCCGCGGCCGGGATCGCCGAGGAGCCCTTCGACGCGGCCACGCTCGCCGAGGCGCTGGACGCGGCGCGTGAGCGACACCCCGGTGAACTGGTGCGCGTCCTGCGGCGATGCTCGTTCCTCGTCGACGGTGACCCCGTGGGCACCCGCGGACATGAGACGGTACGGCTGGCCGACGGCGGCACGGTCGAGGTGCTCCCGCCGTTCGCAGGAGGGTGACGATGACGAACCAGCCGTACGACGACTACGAGCAGTATCCGCAGCAGGGCTGGCCGGCCCAGCAGGGGTACGACGACGACGCCCAGGCAGCCCAGCAGCACACCCAGCAGTGGCAGGGCCAGACCTGGGACACCCAGATGCACAGACCGGTCCAGGCCCAGGCCGCGCCCGATACGGCGTATCGGCCGCAGCAGGACTACGAGGGCGAGCCCCAGCCCCAGGGGTACGGCCCCGGATACGGGCCCGCCGGTGCGTACGGCTCCGCAGCGGCTCCCGACCCGGCGTACGGGGCGCAGGCGACTTCCGGTCCCTCCGCGTATGGTTCGGCGCCGGCTTCTTCCGACCACGCGGGTCATGGTCATGGGTCGGCGGCTCCTGGCCCTGCTGGTCACGGGTCGGGCCAGACGGCCTCTGGCCCCGGCGGGCAACCCGCGCCCACGGCTCCCGGTCCCGCCGGGTACGGTCCCGCGCCCGCGGCTTCCGACCCCGTCGGCTACGGAACCGCGCCGATGGCTCCCGGCCCTGACGGTCACGCTCATGCCCCGGCGACCGGGGGCCCCGTCCACGGGGCCGCCCAGGTGCATCCCGGCGCCGCCGCGCAGGGGTCGGCGCCCGATCCCTCCGGCTACGGACCCGCCACCCTCGCCGGCAACCCCCGCGTCACCGACGCCCAGCGCGCACGTCTCGAGGGCCGCTCCCCGATCATCGAGCCCGGCATCCAGCCCGCCGCCCTCACCGCGCTGCTCGGCCTGCTGCTCTCCGGAACGGCGGCCGTCGGGTCGTACGCCCTCCTCGTGCCCCTCGTCGTCCTCCAGGCGGTCACCGCGGCCGGCTGGTTCCGGCTGAACGGCATGTGGCCCGCCCGGCAGGGCATCGCGCTGGCGTTCCTCGGGGCGCTGGTTGCGGACGCCGCACTCCTCGCGGCCGGCCGGGAGAACGCGCCCGCCGCGATCCTCGGCACCCTCGGCGTCTGGGTCCTGCTCAGCCTGGTGATGCAGCTCCGCTCGCACGCCGACCCCGACGAGCGGATGTACGGCCTGATGGCGACCGTCGCCTCCGCGGCACTGGCGATCGTGGCGACCGGCCACCTCGCGGCGGACCCGGACGCGGTGACGGTAGGCGCGGCCGCGGTGGCCGTCGCGGTCCTGGCCCGCGCGCTGCCCCTGCCGACCCCGGCCTCGGTGGTCGTCTCCCTGCTCGCCGCGGCGGGCGCGGGCATCGCGGTCGGCGGGATGACGGGGCTCGGCGCGAAGGGTGCCCTGCTCGGCGCGGGCGCCGCGGTGTGCGCGCTGATCGGCCACCGGGTCGCGAGCTACGACTACCCGTCGCGCTTCGTGCACTTCACGGCGGGCGTGGCCCTGCCGCTGGCCGCGGCGGCTCCGGCGGTGTACGTGCTGGGCCGGGCGATCGGCTAGGTCGTCCCAGGCGTCTCGGTCCACAGGCAGAAGGGGTGCCCGGACGGGTCGAACAGGACCCGGACGTCGTCCTGCGGCTGGTACTCGGCGAGCCGCGCCCCTTCCGCCACCGCTCGCGCGGTCTCGGCCGCCAAGGCGTCCGGGCCGCCGTCGACCTCGATGTCCAGGTGCAGCATCATCTGCTGGTCGCCGGGCTTGCGGGTGGGCCACACGGGCGGCATGTACTCGGGTTCGGTCTGCAAGGCGAGGGAGATGCCCCCGGTGCCGGGCGGCGGTCCGATGAGCACCCAGCGCGGCTCCTCGGCGCGCACCACGTACCCGAGCAGGCGCTGGTAGAAGGCGGCGAGTTCGTGGGCGTCATGCGCGTCGAGGACGACGGTGGACAGCGACAGCCTCGCGGAAGAAGACATGCGGGCCTTCCTACTGCGGCCGCTTCTTCCCGTCCAGCTCGTCCCACCAGTCGTCGGACTTGGGGTCGCCGGAAGGGTCGTCCCACCATCGGTCGTCGGGGCCGCGCCGGTTGGCGACCATCGCGGCGAGCGGCGGGATCACCATCGCCACCACGCACATCCCCACGGCCACCGGTAT includes:
- a CDS encoding VOC family protein: MSSSARLSLSTVVLDAHDAHELAAFYQRLLGYVVRAEEPRWVLIGPPPGTGGISLALQTEPEYMPPVWPTRKPGDQQMMLHLDIEVDGGPDALAAETARAVAEGARLAEYQPQDDVRVLFDPSGHPFCLWTETPGTT
- a CDS encoding DUF3099 domain-containing protein, which produces MLARRRHVYFVMMGTCIGLFVLAWGVVRLWSIPVAVGMCVVAMVIPPLAAMVANRRGPDDRWWDDPSGDPKSDDWWDELDGKKRPQ
- a CDS encoding alpha/beta fold hydrolase, whose product is MSIDPAGRVARSTGGPHSETRRHAPIRTFLHTDDGVTIDSVYDPPSLVYDASRPPARDLVFVIAHGFTGDVDRPHVRRVVNVFTRYGAVVTFSFRGHGASGGRSTVGDREVLDLAAAVAWARELGHTRVVTLGFSMGGSVALRHAALYRPGGPDVSGREGRTDAYPDAVVSVSAPARWYYRGTAPMRRLHWLVTRPEGRLVSRYGFRTRIHHRDWDPVPLAPVEAVPQIAPTPLLIVHGDRDGYFPLDHPRMLAAAAGDHGELWIEPMGHAEHAAGDELLGRIGDWAVTAGG
- a CDS encoding MoaD/ThiS family protein, coding for MPKVTVRYWAAAKAAAGIAEEPFDAATLAEALDAARERHPGELVRVLRRCSFLVDGDPVGTRGHETVRLADGGTVEVLPPFAGG
- a CDS encoding response regulator transcription factor, which produces MSSLLLLTNALQPSTEVLPALGLLLHNVRVAPAEGPALVDTPGADVILIDGRRDLPQVRSLCQLLRSTGPGCPLILVVTEGGLAAVTADWGIDDVLLDTAGPAEVEARLRLAMGRQQIVNDDSPMEIRNGDLSVDEATYSAKLKGRVLDLTFKEFELLKYLAQHPGRVFTRAQLLQEVWGYDYFGGTRTVDVHVRRLRAKLGPEHESLIGTVRNVGYRFVTPEKGSVGAGEDAKAKGGVTGASGQANTEDADESAALDASEVPAEA